In the Perca flavescens isolate YP-PL-M2 chromosome 20, PFLA_1.0, whole genome shotgun sequence genome, one interval contains:
- the tmx1 gene encoding thioredoxin-related transmembrane protein 1, with product MACLLASSSNIGSTMFSLTRQTNQRSWICCLFLVIYLTSLPVSAKRDGLREVTDGTWEEILTGEWMIEFYAPWCPACQQLQPAWKEFADWGEDMGVNIAKVDVTEQPGLSGRFIITSLPTIYHCKDGVFRKYQGARTKDDFLSFVDEQKWRAVEPISSWFGPSSFLMNSMSALFKLSMFIRRCHNYMTEQLGIPVWGSYVIFGLATLFSGLALGLLLVFIADFAFPSRRFSSSDYYQKKQTMEQARLIQRQEDEHEADGEEDDDEEEDEDDQDDVWRRRRRGSPEGHPEPRGQGFSDEALRKRVVANREEVDDDDEEDT from the exons ATGGCGTGTTTGCTAGCCAGCAGTAGCAACATAGGCTCAACAATGTTTTCTTTAACACGGCAAACAAATCAACGCTCGTGGATATGCTGCTTGTTTCTGGTGATTTATTTAACGTCGCTACCAGTTTCGGCAAAGCGGGACGGCCTCAGAGAAGTGACCGACGGAACCTGGGAGGAAATCCTGACAGGAGAATGGATGATTGAATT CTACGCACCCTGGTGTCCAGCATGCCAACAGCTCCAGCCAGCGTGGAAGGAGTTCGCGGACTGGGGAGAGGACATGGGGGTCAACATAGCCAAGGTGGACGTCACCGAACAACCCG GTCTGAGTGGGCGATTCATCATTACTTCACTTCCTACTATTTACCA CTGTAAGGACGGCGTCTTCAGGAAGTACCAGGGAGCTCGCACTAAAGACGACTTCCTCAGCTTTGTCGATGAGCAGAAATGGAGAGCAGTCGAGCCAATTTCCTCTTGGTTCGGTCCATCTTCATTTCT AATGAATTCAATGTCTGCTTTGTTCAAGCTCTCCATGTTTATCCGG CGTTGTCATAACTACATGACAGAGCAGCTGGGGATTCCTGTTTGGGGGTCTTATGTTATCTTTGGCTTGGCCACCCTGTTTTCTGGCCTTGCATTGGGACTG TTACTGGTGTTCATCGCAGATTTTGCCTTCCCCTCACGACGCTTCTCTTCTTCAGATTACTACCAGA AAAAACAGACCATGGAGCAGGCGAGGTTAATCCAACGGCAAGAGGACGAACACGAGGCCGACGGCGAGGAAGACGACGACGAAGAGGAAGACGAGGACGATCAGGATGACgtctggaggaggaggaggagagggtccCCAGAGGGCCACCCAGAACCTAGGGGACAGGGTTTCTCTGATGAAGCTCTGAGGAAGAGGGTGGTGGCCAACCGCGAGGAGGTCGACGACGACGACGAGGAGGACACCTAG